A region from the Indicator indicator isolate 239-I01 chromosome 4, UM_Iind_1.1, whole genome shotgun sequence genome encodes:
- the LOC128981737 gene encoding inositol 1,4,5-trisphosphate receptor-interacting protein-like 1 — MSTTTTTHPGDTSQAMAAMVATDVPASILKSLILGAENVGCELDGDTEVRMKQREEMLSQEMARLLKEAMAAMVAIDILASILKSLILGAENVGYELDGDTEVRMKQREEMLSQEMARLLKEVEELEQMSQEQGNVAWRAMLLAALQQWQFWAIAAVLFLLLVQELPYKGWVVKELVEELIQVYQELSSATYFPVMQPAIGVGSTYEGWSHHGDDAVYCLLVPLKPGRGHSFRLKESITEERPKRTFQVRVQLKCTCATEEAADTTLCFLHHPDKRQRRHWREHFLSVLCTGSYLDVHKTVAWFQEFVMSVWGVRPKMRRYHVKMLPSLRCCMLQLTDGLGRTFLIELMFGLQQCDSDIYLCSRSREVATCPTSTTWLASSAVAEVKFFQHIARQVPRGSYHLKCLRACTQILAGTGFSTSTMKVIVMHLLTTTPLSGWCRRDFMLRLKDIMQYLRCCLEKKHLHHFFIGNDNVPEEISLPPAYEMAEPLNLFQGLAQDPAAHTKALSEFEDIYDGL, encoded by the exons ATGTCaactaccaccaccacccatCCAGGGGACACATCACAG GCCATGGCTGCCATGGTTGCCACAGACGTCCCGGCGTCTATTTTGAAATCACTCATTCTGGGAGCAGAAAATGTTGGTTGTGAGCTGGATGGGGACACAGAGGTGCGGATGAAGCAGcgtgaggagatgctgagccaGGAGATGGCTCGGCTACTGAAAGAG GCCATGGCTGCCATGGTTGCCATAGACATCCTGGCATCTATTTTGAAATCACTCATTCTGGGAGCAGAAAATGTTGGTTATGAGCTGGATGGGGACACAGAGGTGCGGATGAAGCAGcgtgaggagatgctgagccaGGAGATGGCTCGGCTACTGAAAGAGGTGGAGGAACTGGAGCAGAtgagccaggagcagggcaatGTTGCCTGGAGAGCGATGCTCTTAGCTGCCTTGCAGCAGTGGCAGTTCTGGGCCATTGCTGCTGTCCTTTTCCTGCTcttg GTGCAGGAGCTGCCTTACAAGGGCTGGGTGGtgaaggagctggtggaggaactcatccaggtctACCAAGAGCTCTCCTCTGCCACTTATTTCCCAGTGATGCAGCCAGCCATTGGGGTAGGCAGCACCTATGAAGGTTGGAGTCATCATGGGGATGATGCTGTCTACTGCCTGCTGGTGCCACTGAAACCCGGTCGTGGCCACTCCTTCCGCTTGAAAGAGAGCATCACGGAGGAGAGGCCGAAGAGAACTTTCCAGGTGCGAGTGCAACTAAAGTGCACCTGCGCAACAGAAGAAGCGGCAGACACCACGCTGTGCTTCCTCCACCATCCTGACAAGAGGCAGAGGAGGCATTGGCGGGAACACTTCCTCAGCgtgctctgcactggctcctACCTCGATGTGCACAAGACAGTCGCCTGGTTCCAGGAGTTTGTGATGTCTGTCTGGGGGGTGAGGCCTAAGATGCGTCGCTACCATGTGAAGATGCTGCCCTCCCTACgctgctgcatgctgcagctGACAGATGGCCTCGGGAGAACCTTCCTCATTGAACTGATGTTTGGGCTGCAGCAATGTGACTCGGACATCTACCTGTGCAGCCGCAGCAGAGAGGTAGCCACCTGTCCCACAAGCACAACGTGGTTAGCGAGCAGTGCCGTGGCAGAGGTGAAGTTCTTCCAGCATATCGCCAGGCAGGTGCCACGAGGCAGCTACCACCTGAAATGCCTGCGTGCCTGCACCCAAATCCTGGCAGGCACAGGCTTTTCTACTTCTACCATGAAGGTGATTGTGATGCATCTCCTGACCACCACACCCTTGTCAGGCTGGTGCAGGAGGGATTTCATGCTGCGGCTCAAGGACATCATGCAGTACCTGCGCTGCTGCCTGGAAAAGAAACATCTCCACCACTTCTTCATTGGCAATGACAACGTGCCTGAGGAGATAAGCCTGCCCCCAGCCTACGAAATGGCTGAGCCACTCAATCTCTTCCAGGGGCTGGCACAGGATCCAGCTGCCCACACCAAGGCACTCTCTGAGTTTGAGGACATTTATGATGGGCTCTGA